The following proteins come from a genomic window of Loxodonta africana isolate mLoxAfr1 chromosome 19, mLoxAfr1.hap2, whole genome shotgun sequence:
- the ANAPC7 gene encoding anaphase-promoting complex subunit 7 isoform X1: protein MNVIDHVRDMAAAGLHSNVRLLSSLLLTMSNNNPELFSPSQKYQLLVYHADSLFHDKEYRNAVSKYTMALQQKKALSKTSKVRPSTGNSASTPQSQCLPSEIEVKYKMAECYTMLKQDKDAIAILDGIPSRQRTPKINMMLANLYKKAGQERPSVTSYKEVLRQCPLALDAILGLLSLSVKGAEVASMTMNVIQTVPNLDWLSVWIKAYAFVHTGDNSRAINTICSLEKKSLLRDNVDLLGSLADLYFRAGDNKNSVLKFEQAQMLDPYLIKGMDVYGYLLAREGRLEDVENLGCRLFNISDQHAEPWVVSGCHSFYSKRYSRALYLGAKAIQLNSNSVQALLLKGAALRNMGRVQEAIIHFREAIRLAPCRLDCYEGLIECYLASNSIREAMVMANNVYKTLGANAQTLTLLATVCLEDPVTQEKAKTLLDKALTQRPDYIKAVVKKAELLSREQKYEDGIALLRNALANQSDCVLHRILGDFLVAVNEYQEAMDQYSIALSLDPNDQKSLEGMQKMEKEESPTDATQEEDVDDMEGSGEEGDLEGSDSEAAQWADQEQWFGMQ, encoded by the exons GATGAGTAACAATAACCC tgAGCTGTTCTCCCCATCTCAGAAGTACCAGCTTTTGGTATATCACGCAGATTCTCTCTTTCATGACAAGGAGTATCGCAATGCTGTGAGTAAGTACACCATGGCTTTGcagcagaagaaagccctgagtAAAACTTCCAAAGTGAGACCTTCGACTGGAAATTCTGCATCTACTCCACAGAGTCAG TGTCTTCCATCTGAAATTGAAGTGAAATACAAAATGGCTGAGTGCTATACAATGCTAAAACAAGATAAAGATGCTATTGCCATACTCGATGGGATACCTTCAAGACAAAGAACTCCCAAA ATAAACATGATGCTGGCAAACCTCTACAAGAAGGCCGGCCAGGAGCGCCCCTCTGTCACCAGCTATAAAGAAGTGCTAAGGCAGTGCCCGTTAGCTCTTGATGCCATTCTAG GTTTGCTGTCCCTTTCTGTAAAAGGTGCAGAGGTGGCATCCATGACAATGAACGTGATCCAGACCGTGCCTAACTTGGACTGGCTCTCTGTGTGGATCAAAGCATATGCTTTTGTGCACACTGGTGACAACTCGAGAGCGATTAATACCATCTG TTCACTGGAGAAAAAGTCCTTACTGCGGGATAACGTGGACCTGCTGGGAAGCTTAGCCGATCTGTACTTCCGAGCTGGAGACAATAAGAACTCTGTCCTCAAGTTTGAACAGGCGCAGATGTTGGATCCTTATCTGATCAAAG GCATGGATGTGTATGGCTACCTCCTGGCTCGAGAAGGGCGTCTGGAGGACGTGGAGAACCTCGGCTGCCGCCTTTTCAACATTTCGGACCAGCACGCAGAACCCTGGGTGGTCTCTGG gTGTCACAGCTTCTACAGCAAACGCTACTCCCGGGCCCTCTACTTAGGGGCCAAGGCCATTCAGCTCAACAGTAATAGCGTTCAGGCTTTGCTACTGAAGGGAGCAGCACTTAGGAACATGGGCAGAGTCCAAGAAGCCATAATCCACTTCCGCGAGGCCATACGGCTCGCCCCTTGTCGCTTAGATTGTTATGAAG GGCTCATCGAATGTTACTTAGCCTCCAACAGTATTCGTGAAGCGATGGTAATGGCGAACAACGTTTACAAAACTCTGGGAGCGAATGCACAAACCCTCACCCTTTTAGCCACTGTTTGTCTTGAAGACCCAGTCACACAGGAGAAAGCCAAAACGTTATTAGATAAAGCCCTGACCCAGAGGCCAGACTACATTAAAGCCGTGGTGAAAAAAGCAGAGCTACTTA GCAGAGAACAGAAATACGAAGATGGAATTGCTTTGCTGAGGAACGCACTGGCTAATCAGAGTGACTGTGTCTTGCATCGGATCCTAGGAGATTTCCTTGTAGCTGTCAATGAGTATCAGGAAGCAATGGACCAGTATAGTATAGCGCTAAG TTTGGACCCCAATGACCAGAAGTCTCTAGAGGGGATGCAGAAGATGGAGAAGGAAGAGAGTCCCACGGATGCCACTCAGGAGGAGGATGTGGACGACATGGAAGGGAGTGGGGAAGAAGGGGACCTGGAGGGCAGCGACAGTGAGGCAGCCCAGTGGGCCGACCAGGAGCAGTGGTTCGGCATGCAGTGA
- the ANAPC7 gene encoding anaphase-promoting complex subunit 7 isoform X2, with protein MNVIDHVRDMAAAGLHSNVRLLSSLLLTMSNNNPELFSPSQKYQLLVYHADSLFHDKEYRNAVSKYTMALQQKKALSKTSKVRPSTGNSASTPQSQCLPSEIEVKYKMAECYTMLKQDKDAIAILDGIPSRQRTPKINMMLANLYKKAGQERPSVTSYKEVLRQCPLALDAILGLLSLSVKGAEVASMTMNVIQTVPNLDWLSVWIKAYAFVHTGDNSRAINTICSLEKKSLLRDNVDLLGSLADLYFRAGDNKNSVLKFEQAQMLDPYLIKGMDVYGYLLAREGRLEDVENLGCRLFNISDQHAEPWVVSGCHSFYSKRYSRALYLGAKAIQLNSNSVQALLLKGAALRNMGRVQEAIIHFREAIRLAPCRLDCYEGLIECYLASNSIREAMVMANNVYKTLGANAQTLTLLATVCLEDPVTQEKAKTLLDKALTQRPDYIKAVVKKAELLSREQKYEDGIALLRNALANQSDCVLHRILGDFLVAVNEYQEAMDQYSIALSGGPPRCSPWNPELFGEARL; from the exons GATGAGTAACAATAACCC tgAGCTGTTCTCCCCATCTCAGAAGTACCAGCTTTTGGTATATCACGCAGATTCTCTCTTTCATGACAAGGAGTATCGCAATGCTGTGAGTAAGTACACCATGGCTTTGcagcagaagaaagccctgagtAAAACTTCCAAAGTGAGACCTTCGACTGGAAATTCTGCATCTACTCCACAGAGTCAG TGTCTTCCATCTGAAATTGAAGTGAAATACAAAATGGCTGAGTGCTATACAATGCTAAAACAAGATAAAGATGCTATTGCCATACTCGATGGGATACCTTCAAGACAAAGAACTCCCAAA ATAAACATGATGCTGGCAAACCTCTACAAGAAGGCCGGCCAGGAGCGCCCCTCTGTCACCAGCTATAAAGAAGTGCTAAGGCAGTGCCCGTTAGCTCTTGATGCCATTCTAG GTTTGCTGTCCCTTTCTGTAAAAGGTGCAGAGGTGGCATCCATGACAATGAACGTGATCCAGACCGTGCCTAACTTGGACTGGCTCTCTGTGTGGATCAAAGCATATGCTTTTGTGCACACTGGTGACAACTCGAGAGCGATTAATACCATCTG TTCACTGGAGAAAAAGTCCTTACTGCGGGATAACGTGGACCTGCTGGGAAGCTTAGCCGATCTGTACTTCCGAGCTGGAGACAATAAGAACTCTGTCCTCAAGTTTGAACAGGCGCAGATGTTGGATCCTTATCTGATCAAAG GCATGGATGTGTATGGCTACCTCCTGGCTCGAGAAGGGCGTCTGGAGGACGTGGAGAACCTCGGCTGCCGCCTTTTCAACATTTCGGACCAGCACGCAGAACCCTGGGTGGTCTCTGG gTGTCACAGCTTCTACAGCAAACGCTACTCCCGGGCCCTCTACTTAGGGGCCAAGGCCATTCAGCTCAACAGTAATAGCGTTCAGGCTTTGCTACTGAAGGGAGCAGCACTTAGGAACATGGGCAGAGTCCAAGAAGCCATAATCCACTTCCGCGAGGCCATACGGCTCGCCCCTTGTCGCTTAGATTGTTATGAAG GGCTCATCGAATGTTACTTAGCCTCCAACAGTATTCGTGAAGCGATGGTAATGGCGAACAACGTTTACAAAACTCTGGGAGCGAATGCACAAACCCTCACCCTTTTAGCCACTGTTTGTCTTGAAGACCCAGTCACACAGGAGAAAGCCAAAACGTTATTAGATAAAGCCCTGACCCAGAGGCCAGACTACATTAAAGCCGTGGTGAAAAAAGCAGAGCTACTTA GCAGAGAACAGAAATACGAAGATGGAATTGCTTTGCTGAGGAACGCACTGGCTAATCAGAGTGACTGTGTCTTGCATCGGATCCTAGGAGATTTCCTTGTAGCTGTCAATGAGTATCAGGAAGCAATGGACCAGTATAGTATAGCGCTAAG TGGTGGACCCCCTCGATGCAGCCCGTGGAACCCGGAGTTGTTTGGAGAGGCCAGGCTTTAG